From the genome of Malus domestica chromosome 04, GDT2T_hap1, one region includes:
- the LOC139195004 gene encoding uncharacterized protein, whose amino-acid sequence MDIEAAGLHRKLQLNEFEEVRNEAYENSRIYKDKTKAFHDRMIRSKTFSIGQKVLLFNSRLRLFPVQIQSLKTQQEFNVNGHHLKPYFTTFEEKTVEEVAFQPVGPIQA is encoded by the exons ATGGACATTGAAGCCGCAGGTCTTCATAGGAAACTTCAATTGAACGAGTTTGAGGAAGttaggaatgaagcttacgagaaCTCTCGTATTTACAAGGACaaaacgaaggcattccatgacaggATGATTCGGAGCAAGACGTTCTCTatcgggcagaaagtgctacttttcaattctcgccttcggttatttccag ttcaaattcaaagtctgaagacgcaacaagaattcaatgTCAATGGACATCATTTGAAGCCATATTTCACAACTTTTGAGGAGAAGACCGTGGAGGAAGTAGCTTTCCAACCCGTGGGCCCTATTCAAGCTTGA